The Pseudomonadota bacterium genome has a segment encoding these proteins:
- a CDS encoding ATP-binding protein, which translates to MKFPIFTKIFGSCVLITIVLSALIPLLSFKTIKTQYIATYTGNLKNLAIILKPEILSFIHERKFKELDIFVKSLKNEMHSRITIIDKQGVVVADSEKDPKTMENHKIRPEVIEAFSGGVGTSRRFSVTVEEEMLYVALPIEKDNVIIGVIRLSAFLKQINALLYDIKIKIFWIAFVITIFSLIFSLVLSKSISTPLNKLVQAAKTLSRGDFNTRIFLRKDDEMKELADSFNNMASKMHGLFEEVSNNNEELNTIISSIQEMLLVFDKEGKIKLSNESFKKLINNDNIEGKFHWEILRSPEFGELVKQVTTEKKHFTGEVRLQEKVFLCSITFLTSRDEMIAIFHDITDFKNLETIKRDFVANISHELRTPLTAIKGFVETLEDEEDIKNPHYLEVIKRHTDRLMNIVGDLLLLSELEEKGIEIEFEEVSLTTLAENTLKIFDQKAKEKGLTFNVHAEEGIPLIKADPFKLEQMLINLIDNAIKYTEQGEINVSLYYSHPYVKIAIEDTGMGIPGKHLQRIFERFYVVDKSRSKKLGGTGLGLSIVKHIVLLHGGTIDVESAMGKGTKFIVTIPTNLN; encoded by the coding sequence ATGAAATTCCCGATATTTACAAAAATATTCGGCAGTTGTGTCTTAATCACCATCGTTCTTTCTGCTTTGATACCGCTACTTTCTTTTAAAACGATCAAAACCCAGTATATCGCAACATATACCGGGAATTTAAAAAACCTCGCTATTATATTGAAGCCGGAAATATTGTCATTTATACACGAACGTAAATTCAAGGAATTGGATATTTTTGTAAAATCCTTGAAAAACGAAATGCATTCAAGAATCACTATAATTGATAAACAAGGCGTTGTCGTTGCCGACTCGGAAAAAGACCCGAAGACAATGGAAAACCACAAAATAAGACCGGAAGTAATAGAAGCTTTTTCCGGGGGTGTCGGCACATCCCGGCGATTCAGCGTTACCGTTGAAGAAGAGATGCTCTATGTCGCCCTTCCAATCGAAAAAGATAATGTCATTATCGGTGTTATAAGGCTCAGCGCATTTCTCAAACAGATAAACGCCCTTCTTTACGACATAAAGATAAAAATCTTCTGGATTGCCTTTGTTATCACCATATTTTCCCTGATCTTCTCCCTTGTGTTATCAAAAAGCATATCCACACCCTTGAATAAGCTTGTTCAGGCAGCAAAAACACTGTCTCGGGGCGATTTCAATACAAGGATATTTCTCAGAAAAGATGATGAAATGAAGGAACTTGCCGACAGCTTCAACAACATGGCATCAAAGATGCACGGCCTGTTCGAGGAAGTATCTAATAATAACGAAGAACTCAACACAATCATCTCATCCATCCAGGAAATGCTCCTTGTTTTTGACAAGGAAGGAAAGATTAAACTGAGCAATGAAAGTTTCAAAAAATTGATCAACAATGACAACATTGAAGGTAAATTCCACTGGGAGATATTGAGGTCGCCCGAGTTTGGCGAACTGGTAAAACAGGTTACAACCGAAAAAAAGCATTTTACCGGCGAAGTGAGGTTGCAAGAGAAGGTTTTCCTGTGCAGCATAACATTCCTGACATCCAGAGACGAAATGATAGCAATATTCCACGATATTACGGATTTTAAAAACCTGGAGACAATTAAAAGGGATTTTGTTGCCAATATTTCCCATGAACTGCGAACTCCTCTCACGGCGATAAAAGGATTTGTTGAAACACTCGAAGACGAGGAAGATATTAAAAATCCTCATTATCTTGAGGTCATTAAACGGCACACCGATCGCCTCATGAACATTGTCGGTGATTTGCTTCTATTGTCCGAGCTTGAAGAAAAAGGGATTGAAATCGAGTTTGAAGAGGTGTCTTTAACGACCCTGGCAGAAAATACCCTTAAAATATTTGATCAAAAGGCAAAAGAAAAGGGGCTTACGTTCAATGTTCACGCGGAAGAGGGCATTCCCCTTATCAAAGCCGACCCCTTTAAATTGGAACAGATGTTAATAAACCTGATAGATAATGCCATCAAATATACAGAGCAGGGAGAAATAAACGTATCTCTTTATTACAGCCATCCTTATGTAAAAATAGCAATAGAAGATACCGGCATGGGTATTCCCGGCAAACACCTCCAGCGCATTTTTGAAAGGTTCTATGTTGTAGACAAATCACGCTCCAAAAAACTTGGCGGAACCGGCCTCGGGCTGTCCATAGTCAAGCACATAGTCCTTCTGCATGGCGGTACAATAGATGTTGAAAGCGCCATGGGAAAGGGAACGAAATTTATTGTTACCATCCCGACAAATCTTAACTGA
- a CDS encoding response regulator transcription factor produces MTLKLIAIVDDEPDIAELVSINLKKASFRVKELRDAESFFKFLRSETPDLIILDLMLPDMDGFEVCKSLKSQDKYANIPIIMLTARVEETEKVLGLELGADDYVTKPFSPRELVARVKAVLRRHTQKEETKKIIIGDLICMDLEKHEVEVEGNKIELTSTEFNILQMLSLKKGRVFSRDQILQNLWGNDKMVLDRTIDVHIKHLREKLGKAGAFIKNIRGVGYKLEA; encoded by the coding sequence ATGACACTTAAACTGATTGCAATCGTAGATGATGAACCGGATATTGCAGAGCTTGTATCGATAAACCTCAAAAAGGCAAGCTTCAGGGTCAAAGAACTTCGGGATGCCGAATCTTTCTTTAAGTTCCTACGCTCCGAAACCCCTGACTTGATCATCCTTGATCTTATGCTCCCAGATATGGATGGCTTTGAAGTTTGTAAATCTTTAAAAAGCCAGGATAAATATGCCAATATCCCGATTATTATGCTCACAGCCAGGGTTGAGGAAACAGAAAAGGTCTTAGGCCTTGAGCTTGGCGCCGACGACTATGTTACCAAGCCTTTCTCGCCCCGCGAACTTGTCGCCAGGGTCAAGGCTGTATTAAGAAGGCACACACAAAAGGAAGAAACAAAAAAGATTATCATCGGGGATTTGATATGCATGGACTTAGAAAAACACGAGGTTGAAGTCGAAGGAAACAAGATTGAGTTAACCTCCACCGAATTTAATATCCTACAGATGCTCTCTTTGAAAAAAGGCCGGGTGTTTTCAAGAGACCAAATCCTCCAGAATCTCTGGGGGAATGATAAAATGGTACTGGACAGGACAATCGATGTGCACATTAAACACCTTCGGGAAAAACTCGGCAAGGCAGGGGCGTTTATCAAGAACATCAGAGGCGTAGGCTATAAACTGGAAGCATGA
- a CDS encoding phospholipase A: MKISQQLQKHKKGLPRIIAYSSIPLLVVFFPLCSSAVADIAGSIGECAKIPDDAARLKCFDDLTGRSVRVKPAAPATKAEDKPSQPIARPSVMSKRWELDETSRKTAPVIRAHRPNYILPLAYNASPNHDSILDMDRQAKAQNAEAKFQISFKVKLWEDVLDKDVDLWFAYTQLSFWQLYNSTFSSPFRETDYEPELFLTFRTDYKPFGLDLFGLKGRTVNIGIDHQSNGRSMPLSRSWNRIVTNLGFEKNNFNLFVKAWYRLPESARDDDNPNIEKYMGYGEILGTYYWNKHRFGAMLRNNLRTGDNKGAVQLDWSFPFPFIKNDRLSGYIQYFNGYGESLLDYNANSNRMSIGIMLADWN; encoded by the coding sequence ATGAAAATATCACAACAATTACAAAAACATAAAAAGGGTCTGCCGCGTATCATCGCGTATAGCTCGATACCACTTCTCGTGGTTTTCTTTCCTTTATGCAGCAGCGCAGTCGCGGACATTGCCGGCAGCATAGGTGAATGTGCAAAAATACCCGATGATGCAGCAAGATTGAAATGCTTTGATGACCTGACCGGGAGGAGCGTCCGGGTAAAGCCTGCGGCCCCTGCGACGAAAGCAGAGGATAAACCGTCTCAACCAATTGCGCGGCCTTCGGTGATGTCCAAGCGTTGGGAATTGGACGAAACAAGCCGGAAAACCGCGCCTGTTATCAGGGCTCACCGCCCGAACTATATCCTGCCCCTCGCTTACAATGCATCGCCGAATCATGACTCCATTCTGGATATGGATCGGCAGGCAAAAGCCCAGAACGCTGAGGCAAAATTTCAAATAAGTTTTAAGGTTAAGCTTTGGGAAGACGTATTGGACAAGGATGTAGACCTTTGGTTTGCCTATACCCAGCTCTCCTTCTGGCAGTTATATAACTCAACATTTTCCTCCCCCTTCCGTGAAACCGACTATGAGCCTGAACTGTTCCTGACCTTCCGTACAGATTACAAACCTTTCGGCCTCGATCTTTTCGGCTTGAAGGGACGCACAGTCAACATAGGCATTGACCATCAATCAAACGGCCGTTCAATGCCGCTTTCGCGGAGCTGGAACCGTATTGTTACAAATCTCGGATTTGAGAAAAATAATTTTAATCTCTTTGTAAAAGCTTGGTACAGGTTGCCGGAGAGTGCCCGGGATGACGATAACCCGAATATCGAGAAATATATGGGGTACGGCGAGATCTTGGGAACATACTACTGGAACAAACACAGGTTCGGCGCAATGCTGCGCAACAATCTGCGGACCGGCGATAATAAAGGTGCCGTACAGCTTGATTGGAGCTTCCCCTTCCCCTTTATTAAGAACGATCGTTTGAGCGGTTATATCCAGTATTTTAACGGTTACGGGGAGAGTCTCCTCGATTATAACGCAAATTCAAACCGTATGAGCATAGGCATTATGCTGGCAGACTGGAACTGA
- the der gene encoding ribosome biogenesis GTPase Der produces the protein MKPIISIVGRPNVGKSTIFNRIVGYRKAIIEDSPGVTRDRNYGEFEYDGHNFVLVDTGGFELSSENSIFRLVEEQIRISMEESSAIIFVLDGRDGILPQDRDIAKDLRKYDKPVIYVINKVDSNKTEITSAEFYELGIEKFYTISALHGIGIGELLDEMCDVVSSQGFQPLPEAELPSAIRIAIVGKPNTGKSSITNKLLGSQRMIVSDIPGTTRDSIDSRILFKDREIILIDTAGLRRKSKVSIKVEEYSVSSAIHSIDRANVINLTIDAEEGVTHQDAGIAHTVVSRGKGLCIVVNKWDLVKGKIDMKTYRKMALEKLPHASFSPVISVSAVTGLNIESIIDTDLRIHKQMEKQIGTPMLNKAIGEFIDKVTPPHVQGKQIKIFYASQTKTSPPTFMLFSNYPKAIPEHYKRYLENSLRGKFSFMGAPIRLVFRKK, from the coding sequence ATGAAACCGATTATCAGTATCGTTGGCAGGCCGAATGTAGGTAAATCCACCATATTTAACAGAATTGTCGGCTACAGAAAGGCAATCATAGAAGATTCACCCGGTGTTACAAGGGACAGAAATTATGGGGAGTTCGAGTATGACGGGCACAACTTTGTCCTTGTTGATACGGGAGGTTTCGAGCTTTCTTCAGAAAATAGTATCTTCCGGCTGGTAGAGGAACAGATACGCATATCCATGGAAGAGTCAAGCGCCATTATCTTTGTCCTGGACGGCAGAGACGGCATCCTTCCTCAGGATAGGGACATTGCAAAGGACCTGAGAAAATATGATAAACCGGTCATCTATGTGATAAACAAGGTTGATTCGAACAAAACGGAGATCACCTCGGCCGAATTTTACGAGCTTGGCATTGAAAAGTTTTATACAATAAGCGCCCTCCACGGAATAGGAATCGGAGAACTGCTGGATGAGATGTGCGATGTAGTCAGTAGTCAGGGATTCCAGCCTTTGCCGGAGGCTGAGTTGCCCTCGGCGATTCGCATTGCCATTGTGGGTAAGCCGAATACTGGAAAATCCTCCATTACGAACAAACTGCTCGGATCACAGCGGATGATAGTAAGCGATATACCGGGGACCACAAGAGACTCCATTGATTCCCGGATACTTTTTAAAGACAGGGAGATTATACTCATCGATACCGCAGGGCTGCGGAGAAAAAGCAAGGTCTCCATCAAGGTTGAAGAGTATTCTGTATCAAGTGCAATTCATAGTATAGACAGGGCGAATGTAATCAATCTGACAATAGATGCCGAGGAGGGGGTCACGCATCAGGATGCAGGCATAGCCCATACTGTTGTGTCACGGGGCAAGGGCCTGTGCATCGTTGTCAACAAATGGGACCTTGTAAAAGGGAAAATAGACATGAAAACCTACAGGAAGATGGCCCTGGAAAAGCTGCCCCATGCCTCGTTTTCCCCTGTTATCTCGGTATCTGCCGTAACCGGACTGAACATTGAGAGCATAATCGATACGGATTTGAGGATACATAAACAGATGGAGAAACAGATAGGCACACCAATGCTGAATAAGGCCATCGGGGAATTTATTGACAAAGTAACCCCTCCTCATGTCCAGGGCAAACAGATAAAGATATTCTATGCAAGCCAGACCAAAACCTCTCCGCCGACTTTTATGCTCTTCTCAAACTACCCCAAGGCCATACCCGAGCACTACAAGAGATATCTTGAAAACTCGCTCCGGGGGAAATTCAGCTTCATGGGCGCCCCCATACGGTTGGTGTTCAGAAAGAAATAA
- a CDS encoding MFS transporter, with protein sequence MKKFNLKVLLILSLGHLTVDIYQGALPATLPFLKESLGLSYTMTGFIMMMSNFTSSVLQPLFGFYSDKKGKAVLLPIGLLCAGIGFSLISIPSSYAIVLVLVVISGLGIASYHPEGYKTAHFFTGEKSVTGMSIFSVGGNLGFSLGPLFSICIIQYLGFSSLPLIVLPSLVCTAIILYYRKTIVIPALEHAEKQKAAPGAPLSAYISLFIIIAVVVMRTWTQMGLMTYIPFYYINYLKGDPMFAGKLVFTYLFCGAVGTLIGAPFADRWGHKFFLVVSMLLGTITLPLIFVPFIQKSYLLFVVLGLQGMLMISTFSVTIVMAQKLLPNRLGVASGLMVGFAIGTGGIGVTLLGVVADNFGVPVALESIMILPFIGFILSLIVKYKG encoded by the coding sequence ATGAAAAAATTTAATCTCAAGGTTCTTCTCATACTATCGCTCGGGCATCTCACCGTTGATATTTATCAGGGGGCGCTCCCGGCAACGCTCCCCTTTCTAAAGGAGAGCCTCGGGCTTTCATATACCATGACAGGCTTTATCATGATGATGTCAAACTTCACCTCCTCTGTTCTCCAGCCGCTCTTTGGTTTTTATTCGGATAAAAAAGGGAAAGCCGTGCTTCTCCCCATCGGCTTATTGTGCGCAGGCATCGGATTCTCACTGATCTCAATACCGTCAAGCTACGCCATTGTACTTGTCCTCGTGGTAATAAGCGGGCTGGGCATTGCCTCCTACCACCCTGAAGGATACAAGACTGCTCATTTTTTTACCGGTGAAAAGAGCGTTACCGGCATGTCTATATTCTCTGTCGGGGGAAACCTCGGTTTTTCATTGGGACCTCTCTTTTCGATTTGTATTATCCAATACCTCGGGTTTTCTTCTCTCCCCCTGATTGTACTGCCGTCGCTTGTATGCACGGCAATAATACTTTACTACAGAAAGACTATTGTCATTCCTGCGCTCGAACATGCGGAGAAACAAAAGGCAGCTCCCGGGGCCCCCTTGAGCGCCTATATCTCCCTTTTCATTATAATTGCAGTCGTTGTGATGAGGACATGGACACAGATGGGACTTATGACATACATCCCCTTTTATTACATAAACTATCTGAAGGGCGACCCTATGTTCGCAGGCAAACTTGTCTTTACGTATCTTTTCTGCGGGGCCGTGGGTACGCTGATCGGCGCGCCTTTTGCCGACAGGTGGGGGCATAAATTCTTTCTGGTTGTATCCATGCTGCTTGGTACCATAACGCTTCCGCTTATCTTTGTGCCTTTCATCCAGAAGAGTTATCTCCTCTTTGTAGTTCTTGGGCTACAAGGCATGCTGATGATTTCTACATTTTCCGTAACTATCGTAATGGCGCAGAAACTCCTCCCGAACAGGCTTGGGGTTGCTTCGGGTTTGATGGTAGGTTTTGCTATAGGGACGGGCGGCATAGGGGTAACGCTGCTCGGTGTTGTGGCAGACAATTTTGGTGTACCTGTTGCCCTCGAATCCATAATGATTCTGCCTTTTATCGGATTTATTTTAAGTCTGATTGTAAAATACAAAGGGTGA
- a CDS encoding DnaJ domain-containing protein, with translation MMRFVTIIIFIVAGYLTFRYLIRMFKKEMYQRNERGGYQYQNREYKNTEDEYRHVLEVTAEDSPATIKKQYKELLAKYHPDKVQHLGIEFQEMAEKKTRAIMEAYEFFRKKYNLL, from the coding sequence ATGATGCGTTTTGTGACAATCATCATTTTCATCGTAGCGGGCTACCTCACCTTTCGTTACTTGATAAGAATGTTCAAAAAAGAAATGTATCAAAGAAATGAAAGAGGTGGCTACCAGTACCAAAACCGGGAATACAAAAACACAGAAGATGAGTATCGACACGTTTTAGAGGTCACAGCCGAAGATAGCCCGGCAACTATCAAAAAACAATATAAAGAGCTCCTCGCAAAATATCACCCGGATAAGGTGCAGCATCTGGGGATAGAATTTCAAGAAATGGCCGAGAAAAAAACCAGAGCAATTATGGAAGCCTATGAGTTTTTCAGAAAGAAATACAATCTTCTATAA
- a CDS encoding proline iminopeptidase-family hydrolase, translated as MSINSGAVQEGYIQVTGGRVWYRKAGADKKGIPLLVLHGGPGAAHDYLEPVEPLSDERPVIFYDQLGCGYSDRPDNTSLWIIERFVEEIVLIRNALALEKAHILGQSWGSMLAVDYMLTREPEGITSLILSGPCISASRFAADQRTYLLEFPEDIQKTILKSEASGNFDSPEYQDAIMAYYERHVCCLDSRPDCLNRTIEKMGHAVYEYMWGPSEFTMSGTLKDYERAERLKEITVPVLFTCGQYDEATPAATMYYQSMLPGSEIVVFENASHNHHIEKPEEYLAAVRNFLGGVEKRSQ; from the coding sequence ATGTCAATAAATTCCGGAGCAGTACAGGAAGGTTACATTCAGGTAACCGGTGGAAGAGTGTGGTACCGAAAGGCGGGGGCAGACAAAAAAGGTATACCGCTTCTTGTTTTGCACGGAGGACCGGGGGCAGCCCATGACTACCTCGAACCGGTGGAACCCCTAAGCGATGAACGGCCGGTTATTTTCTACGACCAGCTCGGATGCGGATATTCCGACAGGCCTGACAACACGTCTCTCTGGATCATTGAACGTTTTGTGGAAGAGATTGTACTCATCAGAAATGCCCTTGCGCTTGAGAAGGCGCATATTCTTGGACAGTCATGGGGAAGCATGCTTGCCGTTGATTACATGCTCACCCGTGAACCTGAAGGGATAACAAGCCTGATACTTTCCGGCCCCTGTATAAGCGCTTCCCGTTTTGCCGCAGATCAGAGGACTTATTTGCTGGAGTTTCCGGAGGATATTCAAAAAACTATTCTGAAAAGCGAAGCTTCCGGGAATTTCGATTCCCCCGAATATCAGGATGCGATTATGGCATACTACGAACGCCATGTTTGTTGTTTAGATTCCCGGCCCGATTGTCTGAACAGAACCATTGAAAAGATGGGACACGCTGTATATGAGTATATGTGGGGACCAAGCGAATTCACCATGAGCGGGACACTAAAAGATTATGAACGGGCAGAAAGGTTAAAAGAAATAACCGTACCCGTCCTCTTCACCTGCGGGCAATATGACGAAGCAACGCCTGCCGCAACGATGTATTACCAAAGCATGCTTCCTGGTTCGGAAATTGTTGTTTTTGAGAATGCATCGCATAACCATCATATCGAAAAGCCCGAAGAATATCTTGCAGCAGTACGTAATTTCCTCGGGGGCGTTGAAAAAAGGAGTCAATGA